CCTCCACACCCAGATTCTCACTCTTCACTTTCGCTCAAGGAATCTAAAGGGCTTGATACCATCATCATAGTCTGCCTGGAGGCTTAGTTAGGCCTGTTAGTCATAAATTGTATCTTGGAGACAGTGCTGCTGAATACACTTTTCATGATGGCAACATCACAGTTTGAAGGGAAGGGCGTTCTGCTCAAAAGCCATCATTTGAAGGAGTGTGTGGCAGAACGGCATCTTGTCCCATAGAATTCAATGGGAATCACTGAGGACCCAATCTGTGCTTCTCtcctagggatgggggaggggggggaaaactGGCCTTTGTTTTAATTTCAATGAGAAATCACCTAATTTTCACTTCTTGAATTAGCAAATGAACTGAGACCAGATGCTcactgaaatttgcacttccctgaacTTTGCAACCAAGCCGCACAATGTGTACAGAATGCATATATCTGAGGGAAGTATGCATGAAAATGGATGCCACACAAAAACACAGCAGGAAAATGCAATATATAGCATGGAAAATATGTGAATTAGTCAAAACAGTGCACAAAAATATTTACGGTATATTCAAAGAAATTCATTCTAAAACACTGACAAATATTCATGActacccccccccaccaattgCTGAAGAAACATGAAGagctaaatttaagattgggaaaatgaaaaatCACCCATCCACATTCTCTCCCCGCTCTTCCCTGGGCGCTGACCTTGGTTACGTGAAAGTATGACAGAATGTCTCAAGAGTTGTGGGGGTGCACTCAAGGCCAGTTTCCTAAATTCCATGATCAAGAGAGAGACAGGTAGAAACTGCCAATGACGCTGGCTGTAACTTTAAGGACTTGCActtgagctttgctttttcctcctccctcaagTTCCTTCTTCCTTGTGTGCTGTGTCTTCTTAGATTATGAACCCAAGGGCCAGGGCTGGATTaaacattaagcaaaataagcatgtgtTTAAGGCGTCAATAGAAGGGGGCACCACAGAATGTTGCCACGGCTGGATTTACCATGAACCATATGGTGCAGCTGAAAATAAAAGGTCCCCTTTTTTAGTCCTTTTCGTttgggataattcagatggaaattcccaggtgtcaaaaaaggttacttatgtatgccactactgtggcccatgttttgctgaaggggttaattagctaacctgtatatatttacctgaatgtattgttagtccagaagtataaaagtgcctctgttaagcttttctttatgaaacctctctgtaaagctgtgaactttgatctgcattgcacttctttctggcaagctatgactaagagtcccatcatccctgaccattggtcctgctagctagggatgatgggagttgtagtccaaaaacagctggaggcccaagtttgggaaaccatggGCTAGATTGTTGTTGGGGACAGATTACCGCCATCCCATAACTCCAGTGCTAAATAGACTCCGAGTTCCAACGTTATGACAGAGGGAGGAACCAATCCTCTctctacaaatacagtggtacctcgacttccatatttttcgacttccgaatgacttCTGGAAGcggaaaaatggccgccgcttccgaaatctTTGACTTGAGAAGGGAAAGCagcggcacgatacctcaacttacgtaaatttgaatgcgcttttttcgaaTTTTTTCCCTATTCCGAGATGGCACCTTTGatttacgaagatttcgacttacaagCGTGCCTTCAGAACGGATTAATTTtgtaaatcaaggtaccactgtacttataaaAATACTTCCTCAAATgattcctaaaaaaaaatcagaggggtTTACAACAATCGCATTGGCAGTACTACAGGTGTCTCATAatcagtggtaacttggttctcaaacagcgaaaacctggaagcaagtgttccggtttccgaacgttttgcggaagctgaacgtctgatgcggctgtcagctattgtttccggggcgcctgcaccaaccAGAAGCcgtatcttggttttcgaacatttcggaattCAAACAGAACCAAATGTACACCCagggtttcttttcctttaattttttttgggcccccccaCAGAGAGCGGGGTCCTAAGCTgtaacttgtttagcttacacgtaaatccggcactggtcgtcacatacataaataattctCTCTGTTCCTCAAAACAAGGAATTTCAACTCACACAGGTCTGTAAGTGCAACGGCTCAGAGAAGCAGGTTGGAGAACACCACAGAGCTGGTCCTTTTTTTCTACTTTTCATAATTGCGGGAGTGGAAGGCAAACACCCTCCTTGGGATGACCTGATTCACTTCCACCCCAGGCTACCTAGACCAGTTGGCTACACTTTCTCCACCTCCCAACAGGTTGCTGGGCTTATGCTATCTGCCAACCCCGCTACTTCAGTGCTCACTGTCACAATTCTTGATGTCCAGAAATAGTATCCTGTAGTTGCCACAGGGAAACTACAACAAGCAATCGGAATaccacttctttctttttttgaggttTCTGTTCTCACCGGTCTCCTTTATAAACAGGAAGCTTACatgtagccagtgcttttttccttaaaaaaatgtttaggggtgtaaggacattcagtggttgctcatgagaaatcagccgaacgcagcacttctaaaaactaagttctttattgtgcaaatatttacagtggagcaaaagttcaaacgtccatctcatccctctgcagaatccgggaatgaacccttccggttctttgtccagcaaaagaggcgcgggattctgaacccccgcctcccccttccacgtctttcctgtctgtgacctcggagcgtgggaacctgtccctgttccccgcttctcccttggtgctcaggctctgtgatcccttcacagcccctgcgccgacttcctgcttccaactcccccttcccactggaggaatggtcgcttcctcctgaggagggggatgacgaactggtgaacaaagggggtggttccttGTACTGCAAGCTCTCCCAGGGTGCTAcctgccttggggaggggggtttcctgacaaggggtcttcttcttctttggttatcactcgtagccaagtaagattgtcttccatgaacacggttttaacagtgagtctgtaagtgactgtggaggccgattCTGGGTCCAAAcgtccttcatagaatcatagaatcttagagttggaagagaccccaagggccatccagtccaaccccctgccaagcaggaaacaccatcaaagcattcctgacagatggctgtcaagcctctgcttcaagacctccaaagaaggagactccaccacactccttggcaacaaattctAATTTCCAATGTCCCCTTCCATAgtgaggacattggtttctgggtgggagctgatcatggtgagggtttgccaagcgtgccttcctcttagctcatttctcccttgtgtcctgagttcaagtgtcttcaaagcccatgacacctttggtaaaggctgttctccaacaggAGCGCTCACAGGCTGGTGTTTcctagtttttaatgtttgatgttttatcatgttttgaatattctattggaagccactaagagtggctgcggcaacccaatcatataggaataataataataataataataataataataataataataataataataataataataattcacatacGCCAAGACGATAATCAAGAGGCATTATGATCGTTCAAGGTCACATTCTAGTCAATcaaaagcattcaaggagggCACAGAGTAGGGCTGACAAGGAGCGTGGCCCAGAGAGAGCCTCAGTGGCCTCACCTCCAGCCTCAAGGGTCTCATGGAGTACAGCTGAGATGTCATGATAGCCAGTCCCAGCCCAACATGGCCGCATGTCTGTTTTGAAGCAGGGAAGAAACCATCTCAGTTGCAAAGACAAAAGACACGACACTAAGTTCTGGTTGCGATTTCTTTTATTGACTATCAAAGAAGCAAGAAAGCATTCCTTCAGACTAATCTACGCAGACAAGAAGCCCACGTGTACCATGTTGCATCCTGACAGCCCCGAACCCTCAGATCCAGTTGGCTTCCTCCCGGTCCCTCCATTGTATGAGTGGGGCATCAGCCTTAATAGAGTGATTTGGAGCCAATTCTTGCATTAACCTAACACAGGGATGGAAAATTCATGGCCCAATAACCCCAAACATTCTAGCTGGGTCTTAcagcatctagaaggccacaggtccctCATCCTATCCCTTGAGCTCATCTGAGGACTAGACAGGAAGTAGGTGAGAATAAATATTTTGCTAGCTGGCCGGGGTGAGGGCCAACATGTCTCTTTCAAAGGAGCAGCAGTGGTACATCAACTAAAAAGCAAAGCGGCTCAATGATTCTCATACCCAGATGCCCACAATTAAGCCTGACACCATCCCTGCCCTACTAGCGACCCATGAACCTAAATATAGCCAGCCAGCCACTTCTCCTTGGCAATTGCTTGCACACACACCTGCCGGAGTTTGTGGGAAACGAACAAAAGCCAGGTGCTTTCCAGCTCATGTGAGccacccaccctcctctctctctttggatCACAATCCTTTATACGTCAGCTTTTCGGTTTCATTGGGGAGGCTTTAGTGCTTTGGGGACCATGGAGAAGGGAACTGCAATGCTCTGCGCTGTTGCTGAGGCCAAGTGGGTCGGAAGGGCTGCCTAGCCAAAGAATCTCTCAGCCCCTGGGAAGCTGGACTCTGCGCCGGCTCACAGCTCCCTTCACTCTCCGATGTCTGAGATTTCTTCTCCTCTTGAGGGGAAGTGGCCTGCTCTGGTGCCAGAGGCCGGCATTCATGAGGGCGATATTGGATCTGCCCAGAGTTTTGAGGTTTCCCCTCCTCTGGGTGAGGCTGATGCCTTGCTGATGAAGACTGACTTTTCCATTGGCCAGTTGTGGCCCTTTCTGGAGCCTCTGTCTCCCAGCGGCTTGATTCTTGCTCTTGTTCACAAGGCTTTGTTTCCTCCTGAGGGGAAATGCCCCGCTCTGATTCTGAAGACTGACATTCGTGATGATCTTTGCTCCATTCGTCTGGGCAGGTCTGGCTTTGTTCTGATGTTGGAGACTGGCACGCGTGGCCACCAGATGTGGCTTTCCTTGGAGTCTCCACGGACTCACAGCTTGCTTCTCTCTTTGACACCTGCGGTTTCGCCTCCTCTTTAGGAGAAAGAGCTTGTTCTTGCCTCAGAGGCTGAGATTCTTGACAGCGATGTTGGCCCTGCCTTGGTCTTTGAGGGTTTTGTTCCTCTGAATGGGATTGGCATCGTTCTGATGGTGAAGGCTGACATGTCCGACCACCAGATGTGGCCTTGCTTGGAGTCTCCACCGACTCACAGCTTGCTTTCCTTTCTGATATCTGAGGTTTTGTCTCCTCCTTAGGAGAAAGAGCTTGTTCTTGCCTCAGAGGCCGAGATTCTTGACAGCAATGTTGGCCCTGCACTGGTTTTTTTGGCTTCTGCTCTTCTATACAGGGTTGGCATTGTTCTGATGGCTGACCTCTAGATGTGGCCTTCTCTTGAGCTTCTGGTGTCTCACAGCTGGCTTCTCTCTCCTGTGTCTGAGCAGAGGGGACCTGCTTTGGTGTCCGAGGCTGGCATGCATGACCGAGATGTTGACCATGCCCTGGCTTTTGAGGCTTACTCTCCTCTGGACAGGGTTGACGTCTTCTTAAAGGTGGACATTCGCAATGGGCAGTTGTGGCCTTCTCTGGACCCTCTGCTTCCTCACTCTCCTGTTTCTGAGATGTTGTCCTCTGCTGAGGGGACGGGCCCTGCTCTGGTGTCAGAGGTGAACATTCATGACTGCAATATTGACCCTGCTCTATATTTTGAGGCTTACTCTCCTCTGGACAAGATTCATGTTGTCTTCTTGTCAAACGTTGACCTTCACGACAGCCAGTTGTGGTCTGCTCGGTACTCTCTGTTGGCTCACCACAGCCTTCCTTCTCTGATGTCTGAGGCTTTGTGTCCTCTTGAGGAGAAACGACTTGTTCTGGTGTCAGAGTCTGACATTCACGGCGGCAGTAATGGCTCTTTCCAGAGCGCTGAGTCTCCTGCACGTCTTGATGTGGTTGATGTCGTACTGTGGTCAAAGGTTGACGCTCATGACAGCCAGTTGGGGCCTCCTCTGGGGATCGAGACTCTTGCTCTTCTTGGCCAGTCAGGGCCTGCTCATGACTTTGAGACTGACATTCCTTCTGGTGAGTCAATTGCTTTCCATGTGTCAGAAGTCCACCATCTGGCTTGCAACTCTGAGCCTGTTCCGGTTCTTGAACCTCCTTTGTTGGCTGTCGGCAAGAATTATGCTCTTCTACAAGTTTACAAATGGCACCTTTTCCCCGTGTCTGGGGCTTACATTCCTGTTGCTGCATGGACCGCTCTCCTCTCTGAGGTTCCTGTTCCTGACAACGGGTTGAATGTTGCTCAGACGTTGATGTTCTTTCTTTCCCGCAGCCCAATGAAGGCTGTTCCTCCTGGTGATCTCGGCAGGACTGGGCAGTTGACTTCTGTTCTGGTGCTTGAGGTTCCCGAACCCCCCTTTGGGCTGGTCTTCGAACCGCTTTCTGTGATTCTTGCGACTTGGGCTTCACTACATCCTGTTCCCTCTTCAGTGGCTCTTGGGTCTCTCTCGGAGCTTCCTTTCGATGGGGAGTAGGTTGCTGAGCTGCCTGCTCTTGCTCCCGTGGCTCCCTGTGGCCCTGTTCCTCCATCTGACATGGCTGGGATGGTTTTTGGACTGTGCTCTGTTGAGTTCCTTGAGTTTGGCATTCATCCGGTGTGACAGGTTCCTGGCGGCTTTGTCTGCTTATCTCCTCAGCTACGGTTTGGGGTTCCCGCTGCGAGGGCTTGGAGCAATGCTGCACTTCTCTCTGAGAAACTTGGCAAGGTGGCTCCTTCTCTGCTCTtttgccttcctctctctccctttgagCTGGACACGTCCCCGATGGCTTCTGTGAAAATCGGGAACCCCGTTCTTGTTTTGGGGGTTCTTTACTCCATCTATCAGAGAGTGCCTCTGATTTAGGGGACTCCTGCTTCTCTTCTTGAGATGAGCACTGAGACTCAGGTTCAGGAACTTTCTCCGGTTCCTGGGCAGGTTGTTGAGTTGAGTCTTTGCTCAGCGCTGATGTGTCCTGTCTCCTTGCCTTGCATCCTCCTCTCCTGGACTGCCCTTCTGCTGTTACTCCGCACTCGTGTTCCTTCTTATAGCAGGCCTTTGCCACTTTGAACACCAGGATGGTGAACTCCTCAAAGTCCACCTTGCCATCACAGTCTTTGTCAAGCAGCTGCAGCATGGTCTCGATTGTCTCAGGGTCCTGCGGGTTCTGAAAGGAAATGCACCAAGCTTGTTACTCACTTAGGAAGGCAGTATAATGCCCTTATACTGAGCTGTGCTATTGGACCATCTATCTCCCTATTGCCCAGACAATGCACATTcctagcccaacctggagatgcccacggattgaacctgggaccttctgcatgcaaagcagaagacGCAAAGGAGCTGCTCCTCCACACAGTTATGTACCACCCTCTCAAAAATCAATTAAGAGTCCCAGTCCTCAAAGTTCTGaataaaggactggtttaaatagaaacatactgagtcaggccattgtttCATCTAGCTCACTACTGTCTGAGtaaggcagcagatctccagcatTTAAGACAAGGCTTTCTCCCAACCCTATCTAGATGTGCTAGGGATTTGAACCGGCGACTGTCTGCATGTGGAGCCCATGCTTTGTTGCTGAGCCACAATCCTCTGCTtaaataggaacagaggaagctgccttacacagaggccatagggtccatctagctcagcattgcctacattgactgacagcagcATTGTCCACAACATTGACCGGCGGTGGATACTTCCCAGCCCTACATAGAGATGCCATTGGGGGACtgatcctgggaccttttgcttgcaaagcagaggctctgccactgagccacgacCCTTCCCCAAAGCctcattagcctcagccagcattgtTCCCTATCTCCTGGTCTACAAGGCCTCCTTCACTCACTGGCCCTCCTTAACTTGAAGCCCATTCACTTGACCTCCCCAGTATCTTCAGTTCACCCATAGCATCCAAGTCTTCCACACTTGGtctctcttcctctgcccccctgaaatatactcggagtcaagtgtgaatttcatgctctttattcagctcatagtagcaatgaatgaatctttccccaaaacgtctgctatatatacaatATGTACACAATGggcccccacgtgattggctaattctgggctactcctgtaggccaatcaggttgcggattcacttcctccaggagcctgattggctgctcttgcaggccaatcaggtcgctgattgacttccacctggagctggattgggtggctcctgcggaccaatcagactgctgcattctggatcctattgttctaggaccaatcagactgctgcattctggatcctattgttctaggattcagctcagtacacaACACCCCCgatcctcccaccccaccccattggcCAAGAAGACCAACGTAGATACTCACCACGATCACCTCGGCAAACTCCTTCTGGATGAGACTCTTCAGCTCGCCCTTGCTGAGCGTCGCACATTCCCCATCATCCTTTGCGTACTTGTTGAAAGCACCGATGATGCTGTGGATGTTCCCGAGGAGCTGAGACATCTCTTGGCAAGTTCAAGGGGGATCCTAAAATGAAAGAGCAAGATGTTCACAACTGATCTGCTCAAAACCTTGCACTGGCTGCCCACATGGTCCCAGGCCAGGCTCAGGTTTCTTGCATTCATTTGCAAGGCCCATAACAATTTGGGTCCAGGGTGTTTTAAGGACATCCTGATCACTGAAGTCTTCAAGGGAAGTCAGAGTTAGGGCTTAGCCACACTTTCCCTCCACAATTTCTAGGCAGGCCTCTGAGGGGAGTGGGgtgatctcctaacaactctcagcacccttaacaaactacagttcccacaattcttttggggaagaCATGACGGTTTAAAGCAGCACCATAGTGGTTTAAATGTGTGGCACGAACGTGGTCTTAGAGCTGACTTCAATtgtcaaaataaatgaataaataataataatattcaaataTCCGAAAGGCTGTCAcaagggagatggagcaagcttgttttatgCTGTTCCAGAGGGGAGGACACCCGAAACAATGGAGTcagattacaagaaaggaggttctgacgaaacattaggaagaaccttccaagggtaagagctgtttgaaggTTCAGCcaactccctcggaaggtggtggaccgaCCTCAACAGAGGCTGGAGGCTCATCTGCCAGGGATCCTCGAGtcctgattcctgcattgcaaagatgAACCCTGTGGATCTTTCCCCCCtctatattctatgattctagaatagTACAGAGAAGCACGCTGAGCCTCAGATACAGCAAGACACAGTGCGGTGCTCAGCGCTGGCCGACTGATTCCTAATGGGTCAATCAATGAATCAATTCAATTTTTGGAGAGGGGATGCTCCTTCCAGCTCCCTGTTGCTTCCAACCATCCCAATCCCTTGCATTTGCTGAACTCACCTGTCCTTCACACAAGCAGCGGCACGTTAGACTCCAGGGCTCTGTTGGTGAGCAAGTTGGCAGCCGGAGATCATTATATAGGAGCCGCTTAATCACCGCCTTGCAGCGGGAGGCTCCGTCTCTCTGAGCCGGCCTCTGATTCAGACCCTGGCAAAGTCCACAGGTGCCTCCTTCACTCAGCAAGTCCCCAGAGGAGCTCATACTCACCTGTGTCGGCTTTGCTGCACAGCTTCCGACGCAGGCCGACCCACCTGCCTCCGCACCCGCCCAGGACTGACAGATCTTTATTGTTTAATTTTACACACAAGTTCTATTTCTGACCTTTTGTAGCCTTTAGCGGGACACGGTCCTCCCAGATCCCGTTTGGCAAAAAAACCTGTTGCGCAAGGGCGAGGCACGTCAAGTCAGAGGTCCCTCGTTGGCGCTGGCCCTGCAGTTATGACTTTTACGGCAGTGAAAGAAAATCCATGGGGGTGAGTGGATTTCCGGTGCGGTCTTTTATCGCCCCTTTGGAGCTGCGTTCCACTCTGGTCTCCTCtatactacacatttaaagcactacctAAGTGGGCTagggaaccaaaatgcttgtttacaatgctattgtactaccaaccttcctgtatgcttgtgaaacatggaccacttataaacgccatctccaagtcctcgaaagattccatcaacagtgtctccgaaaattgttacacatcacttgggaagacaggcaaactaataccagtgtactggaagaagcaaagatcaccagtgttgaagcaaggattcttcaacgtcaacttcgttgggctggtaatgttgtgcggatgcctgatgatcatcttccaaagcaactactctattccaaacttaaaaatggaaagtgtaatgctggtggtcaacaaaagaggtttaaagactctctcaaggcaaatcttaaaaaatgtggtataaacactgacaactgggaaacactggcctgcgagcgctccagttggagaacagcctctaccaaaggtgtcgtggactttgaagatgctcaaactgtggtcgaaagggagaaacatgccaagaggaaggcatgcttggcaaatccacaccatgatcaactcttacccggaaaccaatgttcccactgtggaaggatgtgtggatccagaattggcctccgcagtcacttgcggactcactgttaaaaccgtgtttatggaagacaatcttacttggctacgagtgattgccaaggaagaagaagaagacacatttaaagcactacataCGTggagtaggagagctgaaaataatggcaatatatttcacatcctgcaaccaatgtgcccctttggtttcagaaaaTACATgggtaggtaaagggacccctgaccattaggtccagtcgtggacgactcttgggttgcggcgctcagtgtggtgtagtggttaagagcggcagactcgcaatctggggaaccgggttcgtgtctccactcctccacatgcagctgctgggtgaccttgggctagtcacacttctctgaagtctctcagccccactcacctcacagagggtttgttgtgggggaggaagggaaaggagaatgtgagccgctttgagactccttcgggtagtgaaaagcgggatatcaaatccaaactcttctgcttcttcttctcctcgcgttactggccaagggagccggcatacagcttctgggcttgctgatcggaaggtcagcggttcaaatacccatggcagggtgagctcccgttgctcggtccctgctcctgccaacctagcagttcaaaagcacatcaaagtgca
This is a stretch of genomic DNA from Lacerta agilis isolate rLacAgi1 chromosome 17, rLacAgi1.pri, whole genome shotgun sequence. It encodes these proteins:
- the LOC117061453 gene encoding cornulin-like, with the translated sequence MSQLLGNIHSIIGAFNKYAKDDGECATLSKGELKSLIQKEFAEVIVNPQDPETIETMLQLLDKDCDGKVDFEEFTILVFKVAKACYKKEHECGVTAEGQSRRGGCKARRQDTSALSKDSTQQPAQEPEKVPEPESQCSSQEEKQESPKSEALSDRWSKEPPKQERGSRFSQKPSGTCPAQREREEGKRAEKEPPCQVSQREVQHCSKPSQREPQTVAEEISRQSRQEPVTPDECQTQGTQQSTVQKPSQPCQMEEQGHREPREQEQAAQQPTPHRKEAPRETQEPLKREQDVVKPKSQESQKAVRRPAQRGVREPQAPEQKSTAQSCRDHQEEQPSLGCGKERTSTSEQHSTRCQEQEPQRGERSMQQQECKPQTRGKGAICKLVEEHNSCRQPTKEVQEPEQAQSCKPDGGLLTHGKQLTHQKECQSQSHEQALTGQEEQESRSPEEAPTGCHERQPLTTVRHQPHQDVQETQRSGKSHYCRRECQTLTPEQVVSPQEDTKPQTSEKEGCEDVNPVQRRVSLKSQGMVNISVMHASLGHQSRSPLLRHRREKPAVRHQKLKRRPHLEVSHQNNANPV